The sequence below is a genomic window from Methanosarcinales archaeon Met12.
TCCTCGTCGCGTCGATAGTACGCAAAAGAAAGTTTTCGTTCTTGATAGGTGCTCTCGGATGGATGTTTTTTGCCATACACTGGGCGCTGGAGCCGCAACATTACCTCGACATAGGAGATGTATTTAATGCTGTGTTGACGTTCCTCGTCTCCATTTTTTGCATATTTATAGCATTTTTCAACATTCAGGCATATAGTGGCAGGAAGTTGGACAGGGAGCTGGACGTGTTGCATACGATAACGTTTGCCACTGTGATTGGCGGGACCTTTTATTTCCTATTCTCCGAGATTCCGATATTGAACAGCTTGTTGATAGAAGCCGTGGCCGGTCATACGGTCTTCTGGTTGAACTTCCTAGGGGTTCCTGCAGTTCAATATCAGCGGTACTTTATTGGCATTTATCCAGATATCCCACTTGTGAAAATGGTCCTTGCGTGCACGGGAATAGAGAGCATGGCGCTGTTCGCCGGGGTGACCCTTGGAATTGGGGCATCCATTGGACGCAAATTCAAGGCATTTGTGGTCTCGGTGCCTGTTATATATGCATTGAACATATTCAGAAACATGTTCGTCGTGGTGGCGATCGGATATCATTGGTTTGGAATGGATAGTTATCACATAGCACACAACGTGCTCGCAAAAATTGGGTCGACCATCGCACTGTTCCTCATAGCATACGCAGTCATCCGCATCCTACCAGAGCTGACGGACGTAATCACGGGTGTTGTGCAAATGTTCAGAGACATTCGAGGCGTTAGTTAATGTTAGCAAGAGGTTCGGCCAATTGGATTCTGGTACCCCTGATGATGGGGGTTGTCGCCATATTATTTGAGTCGTATGTGGTTGCGGCTGCTTTCATATGTTTGGCGGCCTTCTTCGTGGTCTTTTTCAGGGATCCTGAGCGCGCTCCTCGCGGAGATGGCATGGTCTCCCCCGCAGACGGAGTGGTGATGCATGCCGATAAAAAAGTAGGCATATTTATGAATATTTACGATGTCCATGTCAACAGGGCACCCCTATCAGGGGTCGTGAAGAGGATTGAATATCGAAAAGGGGGGTGTGTCCCGGCATTTCATAAAGATTCCGATAGAAATGAGCAGAATAATATCACGATAGAGACTGAATACGGTGACGTGAAAGTAACTCAAATTGCAGGCATTCTTGCAAGAAGAATTGTTTGTTATGTGAACGAAGGGGACATGGTAGAGAGGGGGCAAAGAATTGGCATGATCCGATTTGGGTCGCGGGTCGATGTGACAATTCCCGATGAATTTGTTGTCAGCGTGAGCCCTGGCGATCGTGTGAAGGCAGGGGAATCGATGATAGCGAGGAGACCAAAATGAATGGGAGTAGATTGGGGAACATAGCGCATATGATCAGACTACCTGACATGGTGACGATCGCAAATGCGCTACTTGGATTTACAGCTATCTTGATGGTGGCGATTGGGGAGCTGAGCAATGCCGCAATATTGATTTTGGTCGCTGCGCTGGCAGATGGTCTGGATGGTGCGCTCGCTAGAAGGGGCGAACCCAGTGTATTCGGTCTGAATCTTGACTCACTTGCGGACTCGATCTCGTTCGGCATGGCTCCTGCTGTGATGGGTTACTTTTTGATTGGAAGTTTTCCCATCGCTTTTATTCTGCCTGCGATGTACCTGATGTGCGGAATCCTGCGGCTGGCGAGATTCAACGTGTCTCGGGATGATGAATTTGTGGGACTGCCAATCACTGCGGCAGGCGTCTGCGTTGCATTGTTGGCCCTTGTCGCCGTCGATTCCCTGATTTTAGTTGGTGCATATATGATTTTATCGGTGCTGATGGTCAGCAGAATCGGTTACCCAAAGGTCCGAAACTTTAAAATTCTGATACCAGTTGGAATAGTTGTCATCATTGGCATCATCCTCGGTTATATAATTGGGTTAGGGGTCGTATCCTGCTTCAGCTGGCCCTTGCTCGTAATAATCGGCGGGTATCTCATCAGCCCATTAATAAAGGAGGTTTACCATGTCTTCAGATAGGGAGAGGGCATTACTGGAGGTTGGCATCAAATTGGGCGCATTATACCATCAATACATAGGGGCGCCTCTAAATCCTGATACGTTAAGCGGTCTGGAGCGCACAATCGAAGAGAGCGTCTCTCTCCAGCCATATGTGCAAGACGTCCGGGTGTCGATAGATGCGGAAATGGTGCGGAAAAATCTTAACGAATTTGAATATTGCGAATTAGAGGGTAAAATGCTCGATGTTAGAGTCGAGGTGCAATATAAATCTGCAAGAGTTGTGGGGCGAATAAGATATGACAAAGAGCGCGATTACCCGATGATGTTTGTGGAAGAGTGAGATAAGGAAAAGATCGACAAAGCGAATTTCGTATATAAGGAGTTATACGCAATGCCGTGCCAAAAATATTATAGGTCAAAGATAGATATAACATTTAAAAGGGCATCAATATGAACACAAAAAAATTACCGTTCCTGCAGTCCCAAATATTGGAACATATATGCCTCAAGATATCTGATAAGGCAGAACCCAATATTAATGAACTATCGGAATTAACTGGTTATCCCACAGATAGTAAAATTTTACTAAACGCAATCCATTCACTAATCGAAAAGGGCTTCATTGAAGATGGGGGCAATTTTAATTTTAAGGTTCCACAGAGTAGAAAATCTTTTTTCGAAGAAACGATACAAAGGATTAAAAATCAAGAAACTAAATATAATGAAGATTTGATTAATCAGATTGATAAAAAGACTTCCTGGCAATTACCACTTTTTCAGGAGTACCATTCTATAAGCGATTTAAACCGAGATGGTGTCGTCCATCATTGGTATGATTATTTGGAGGATTTCCCATATACTCTTTTAGAGGACAGTATTAAAAAGTATGGTTTAAAAAAAGGAGATTTGGTTTTAGACCCTTTTTGTGGAAGTGGAACTACTTTGGTTTCAAGCAATTTATTTCAGCTAAATGCAATCGGTATAGACGCTAATCCTTTAATGTGTCTTGTTTCTGATGTCAAAACAACTTGGGATATAGACACTAAAAGACACTTATAAAGAAAAAAATAAGAAATTTATTAAGTTATCACAGAATCTTGAAAACTATAGTTTTAAGAATGAGTTCTTAAATAAGATGCCAAAAAGGGAATTGAATCAATGGATGAGTCTGAGAATGCAAAAGGAAGTTTCTTTAATGAAGGATTTAATAAATGAAATTGAGGATGAAAAAATACATAAATTGTTTATGGTGATGTTAGGAAAGGCGGCTTTCGATGCTTCATATGTCGCTTTGTGTCCTGGAACAACATTTTATCCTCATAGACAAAAAGAATCATTTTTTGATGTCTTCTGTAAAAAGATAATTCAAGTTTATGATGATTTGAAACTCGTCCAAAAGTTTGATGCATATGGTAAAACCAAAGTATTTAATAAATCTGCAACAGAATCGAGCTCTTTTATCGAGCCAAATTCTATTGATTTTATCATAACATCCCCCACCTTATCCGAATGATCTTGAATATACAAGACAGACTCGATTGGAGTTGTATCTCTTAGATTTTGTAAAGAATATGGATGATGTCCAAAAGCTAAAAAAGACAATGATAAAAGGAAGTACAAAGTTAATTTATAAGGAAGATAACTGGAATGAATACGTAAAGAAGTTCAAAGCAGTTCAGGAAGTAGCAAAACAAATAGGAGAAGCGTTATCAGATAAAAATTGGGGATTTGATTATCCAAGAATGGTAAGAGAATATTTCGGAGGAATGTATATCTGCCTGGAGGAATTTTATAAAGTTATGAAAAAGGGCAGCTATAATTTGCAGGTTGTAGGAGATCAAACATATAAGAATATTATTATCCCTGTGGGTGAAATCTTTGTCGAGATGGCTAAAGATATAGGCTATTCCGATGCGCATATTGAGTTATTTAGAACGAGAAGGAGCACAACGCATGATATACCACTACCAGCAGAAATATTTGGCTATCCTGTCCAAAATAAATCAAAAGAGGCAAAACAAGTAAGAAAAAGGCATCTATGCCCATTTAGCAATAAAGATAGATGCTCCAAACAGAGTCGCTTATTGACCTATCCTATGGGAATTTGTTCTACTTGGTGGCCAAACAATAGTCCTATAGCTATTTGCCCAAAGAGACTTTTACAAGATAAGACCATTTTTATTAATGCCGCAAATCATGTTTTTGGGGATACAGATAATGTTTTATTATTTTCAGAAGTAAAACTTAAAAGAATAGGCACTTTTGATTTTGTTCTGGTGAAACATAAGCCAATTAGTGATGAGATAGAAGATTTTATGCAGGATAAGGATATAACAAAAAATTCCTATGCCTTTGGCATGAATACTTACAATACAATTAAACTGTCATTTATCCAGATGCTAAACAAAGGGCAAGTTTTCGAAGTCTGGAATAAAAAGATTATCTGGGCGGTTCAAAAATATGTTTATAAAAATATGGTAGGCAGATTCGGACTACAAGGCATGAAACTTAACAAAAGTGATGCGAATTTATTTTTCATCTATGATATTGACTATCATCCCAATCCTGATAAATATCAACTTACAGTAGAGGATATCAAGTCTTCGACAATAGAGGACCTAATGAAAGCATTTCGAGGAGCAGATTTGCCCAAAATAGATGACTTCATGAAAGTATTACATCAGAAATTACGATTAAATCTGGGGATAAAGATATGAATCATTTAAATACGGCACGGCACATGCGTATAACACAGCATAAAAGACTTCGCTACACCCGCCCTCTAAGATAGAACAATTTATAAACTTGAGAAACAACATGAGATTATGAACATTGAAGAAACAAAAAAAATTGCAGATAAAGCTGAAGGTTGGCTTACTGATGAAGAAGGAAAAACGTTATACAATCTTGCAAAAAGCTGCAAAGGAAAAGGAGTAATTGTTGAAATTGGTTCTTGGAAAGGAAAATCTACTATCTGTCTTGGTAATGGCTCCAAAGAAGGAGACAAAATTAAAATTTTTGCCATCGATCCACACACGGGCTCCTCTGAACAACAAAAAATGTTTGGCAAGGTTGATACGTTTGAAGAATTTAAGAAGAATATTAAAAATGCAAAAGTAGGTGATATAATTCTCCCACTTGTTAAAACTTCTGAAGAAGCCGCAAATAATTTTGACAAACCAGTTGAATTTGGTTTTATTGATGGCGCTCATGAATATAA
It includes:
- a CDS encoding dihydroneopterin aldolase family protein; this translates as MSSDRERALLEVGIKLGALYHQYIGAPLNPDTLSGLERTIEESVSLQPYVQDVRVSIDAEMVRKNLNEFEYCELEGKMLDVRVEVQYKSARVVGRIRYDKERDYPMMFVEE
- a CDS encoding DNA methyltransferase, with translation MNTKKLPFLQSQILEHICLKISDKAEPNINELSELTGYPTDSKILLNAIHSLIEKGFIEDGGNFNFKVPQSRKSFFEETIQRIKNQETKYNEDLINQIDKKTSWQLPLFQEYHSISDLNRDGVVHHWYDYLEDFPYTLLEDSIKKYGLKKGDLVLDPFCGSGTTLVSSNLFQLNAIGIDANPLMCLVSDVKTTWDIDTKRHL
- the pssA gene encoding CDP-diacylglycerol--serine O-phosphatidyltransferase; protein product: MNGSRLGNIAHMIRLPDMVTIANALLGFTAILMVAIGELSNAAILILVAALADGLDGALARRGEPSVFGLNLDSLADSISFGMAPAVMGYFLIGSFPIAFILPAMYLMCGILRLARFNVSRDDEFVGLPITAAGVCVALLALVAVDSLILVGAYMILSVLMVSRIGYPKVRNFKILIPVGIVVIIGIILGYIIGLGVVSCFSWPLLVIIGGYLISPLIKEVYHVFR
- a CDS encoding class I SAM-dependent methyltransferase, giving the protein MNIEETKKIADKAEGWLTDEEGKTLYNLAKSCKGKGVIVEIGSWKGKSTICLGNGSKEGDKIKIFAIDPHTGSSEQQKMFGKVDTFEEFKKNIKNAKVGDIILPLVKTSEEAANNFDKPVEFGFIDGAHEYNFVKLDFDLWFPKVLNGGIIAFHDTTYWGGPKKVVADCVYKSKHFKNVKFVDSITFAQKVKQNTLKDRIKNRYVLLLKNLFEFAGKLHLPKLLTIIGKKLLKDCIKICGHRGNFT
- the artA gene encoding archaeosortase A — protein: MIIQNVLWISLGLLLVASIVRKRKFSFLIGALGWMFFAIHWALEPQHYLDIGDVFNAVLTFLVSIFCIFIAFFNIQAYSGRKLDRELDVLHTITFATVIGGTFYFLFSEIPILNSLLIEAVAGHTVFWLNFLGVPAVQYQRYFIGIYPDIPLVKMVLACTGIESMALFAGVTLGIGASIGRKFKAFVVSVPVIYALNIFRNMFVVVAIGYHWFGMDSYHIAHNVLAKIGSTIALFLIAYAVIRILPELTDVITGVVQMFRDIRGVS
- a CDS encoding phosphatidylserine decarboxylase; the encoded protein is MLARGSANWILVPLMMGVVAILFESYVVAAAFICLAAFFVVFFRDPERAPRGDGMVSPADGVVMHADKKVGIFMNIYDVHVNRAPLSGVVKRIEYRKGGCVPAFHKDSDRNEQNNITIETEYGDVKVTQIAGILARRIVCYVNEGDMVERGQRIGMIRFGSRVDVTIPDEFVVSVSPGDRVKAGESMIARRPK
- a CDS encoding NotI family restriction endonuclease produces the protein MDDVQKLKKTMIKGSTKLIYKEDNWNEYVKKFKAVQEVAKQIGEALSDKNWGFDYPRMVREYFGGMYICLEEFYKVMKKGSYNLQVVGDQTYKNIIIPVGEIFVEMAKDIGYSDAHIELFRTRRSTTHDIPLPAEIFGYPVQNKSKEAKQVRKRHLCPFSNKDRCSKQSRLLTYPMGICSTWWPNNSPIAICPKRLLQDKTIFINAANHVFGDTDNVLLFSEVKLKRIGTFDFVLVKHKPISDEIEDFMQDKDITKNSYAFGMNTYNTIKLSFIQMLNKGQVFEVWNKKIIWAVQKYVYKNMVGRFGLQGMKLNKSDANLFFIYDIDYHPNPDKYQLTVEDIKSSTIEDLMKAFRGADLPKIDDFMKVLHQKLRLNLGIKI